The Pantoea nemavictus genome includes a region encoding these proteins:
- the cysZ gene encoding sulfate transporter CysZ: MPAVNSVSTFNGVHYFAEGWKLVRLPGIRRYVIMPLLINILLLGGAFIWLFQRLGLWIPAMMSYIPDWLQWLSYLLWPLSVITIVLVFSYFFSTLANLLAAPFCGLLAEQLEGRLTGTPLPDSGWMGLVKDVPRIMKRELQKLGYYLPRALGLLLLHFIPGFGQTVAPILWFLFSAWMLSVQYCDYPFDNHKVSFHQMRRALRQHKTANMQFGALVSLFTMIPIINLAILPVAVCGATAMWVDRYRPQHARH, encoded by the coding sequence ATGCCCGCAGTGAATTCAGTCTCAACATTTAATGGTGTTCACTACTTTGCCGAAGGATGGAAACTGGTGCGCCTGCCAGGCATTCGTCGCTATGTCATCATGCCGCTACTGATCAACATCCTGCTGCTTGGCGGAGCCTTTATCTGGCTATTCCAGCGTCTTGGTTTGTGGATCCCTGCCATGATGTCGTATATCCCTGACTGGCTGCAGTGGTTGAGCTATCTGCTGTGGCCACTCTCGGTAATCACGATTGTGTTGGTGTTCAGCTATTTCTTTTCAACCCTCGCTAACTTACTTGCCGCACCGTTTTGCGGCTTACTTGCTGAACAGTTGGAAGGTCGTTTGACGGGTACACCGCTGCCCGATAGCGGCTGGATGGGGCTGGTTAAAGATGTTCCACGCATCATGAAACGAGAATTACAGAAGCTCGGCTACTACTTGCCGCGTGCGCTCGGTTTATTACTGCTTCACTTCATCCCCGGATTTGGACAAACCGTCGCCCCCATTCTATGGTTTTTATTCAGTGCGTGGATGCTGTCGGTGCAATATTGCGACTATCCGTTTGATAATCACAAGGTGAGCTTCCATCAGATGCGCCGGGCTTTACGCCAGCATAAAACGGCAAATATGCAGTTTGGTGCGCTGGTAAGCCTGTTCACCATGATTCCCATTATCAATCTGGCCATTTTGCCTGTCGCCGTTTGCGGCGCAACGGCAATGTGGGTGGATCGTTACCGCCCGCAGCATGCGCGTCATTAA
- the cysK gene encoding cysteine synthase A, translating to MSKIYEDNSLTIGHTPLVRLNRIGNGRILAKVESRNPSFSIKCRIGANMIWDAEKRGILKPGVELVEPTSGNTGIALAYVAAARGYKLTLTMPETMSIERRKLLKALGANLVLTEGPKGMKGAIAKAEEIVASDPDKYVLLQQFSNPANPEIHEKTTGPEIWEDTDGEVDVFIAGVGTGGTLTGVSRYIKNTKGKKELITVAVEPTDSPVIAQALAGEEIKPGPHKIQGIGAGFIPGNLDLKLIDRVVAITNEEAISTARQLMEEEGILAGISSGAAVAAALKLQEDEAFANKNIVVILPSSGERYLSTALFADLFTEKELQQ from the coding sequence ATGAGTAAGATCTATGAAGACAACTCTCTGACAATTGGTCATACGCCGCTGGTTCGACTGAACCGCATCGGTAACGGCCGCATTCTGGCTAAGGTCGAGTCGCGCAACCCGAGCTTCAGCATCAAATGCCGTATCGGTGCCAATATGATTTGGGACGCGGAAAAACGCGGTATTCTAAAACCGGGTGTTGAACTGGTTGAACCCACCAGTGGTAACACCGGTATTGCCCTGGCTTATGTGGCCGCAGCGCGCGGTTACAAGCTGACGCTGACCATGCCAGAAACCATGTCGATTGAACGCCGTAAGTTGCTCAAAGCGTTGGGCGCGAACCTGGTGCTGACCGAAGGTCCAAAAGGCATGAAAGGTGCCATCGCCAAAGCGGAAGAGATTGTTGCCAGCGATCCCGATAAATATGTCCTGCTGCAGCAGTTCAGCAATCCGGCAAACCCTGAAATCCACGAGAAAACCACCGGCCCAGAAATCTGGGAAGATACCGATGGCGAAGTGGATGTATTCATCGCTGGCGTCGGCACGGGCGGTACGCTGACTGGCGTGAGCCGCTACATCAAAAACACTAAAGGTAAGAAAGAGCTTATTACCGTTGCGGTTGAACCGACTGATTCTCCTGTTATCGCCCAAGCGTTGGCTGGCGAAGAGATTAAGCCAGGCCCACACAAAATTCAGGGCATCGGTGCCGGCTTCATTCCGGGTAACCTTGATCTGAAACTGATTGACCGTGTTGTGGCGATCACTAACGAAGAAGCTATCAGCACCGCACGCCAACTGATGGAAGAGGAAGGCATTCTGGCAGGGATCTCCTCGGGTGCCGCAGTTGCCGCAGCGTTGAAGCTGCAGGAAGATGAAGCCTTTGCCAATAAGAATATTGTGGTGATTCTGCCCTCCTCCGGCGAGCGCTATTTAAGTACTGCACTGTTTGCCGATCTTTTCACTGAGAAAGAACTGCAGCAGTGA